In one window of Gossypium arboreum isolate Shixiya-1 chromosome 4, ASM2569848v2, whole genome shotgun sequence DNA:
- the LOC108474249 gene encoding uncharacterized protein LOC108474249, translating into MDLKRKEIEYLVGDLVFLKVSSWKNILRFGWKGKLSPMFIGQYHILKRVGRVAYQLKLPPELDWIHDMFYVSMLRHYRSNLEHIVSTKEIEVKLDLTFEEEPVQVLDRDVNVLKRKSIPLVKVLWCNHSFEEATWEPKEMMQQ; encoded by the coding sequence atggatctgaagcgtaaagagatCGAGTACTTAGTAGGAGActtagtttttcttaaggtctcgtcGTGGAAAAATATACTGAGATTTGGttggaagggcaagttaagccctatgTTCATTGGGCAGTACCATATATTGAAGCGTGTAGGACGGGTTGCCTATCAACTtaagttacctccagagttggactgGATTCATGACATGTTTTATGTTTCCATGCTGAGGCATTATCGCTCGAATCTTGAGCACATTGTCTCAACCAAGGAGATTGAGGTTAAGCtagatctgacctttgaggaggagccagttcaaGTTTTAGATCGTGATGTAAACGTTCTGAAGAGAAAGTCTATTCCACTAGTTAAAGTACTATGGTGTAATCACAGTtttgaggaagccacgtgggaacccaagGAGATGATGCAGCAGtaa